In a genomic window of Telopea speciosissima isolate NSW1024214 ecotype Mountain lineage chromosome 5, Tspe_v1, whole genome shotgun sequence:
- the LOC122661062 gene encoding chaperone protein dnaJ 11, chloroplastic-like translates to MAAASSASSLGSSPFFLGQKLPSNNITFSTPAPSCVKFRSSRVAATYTSAEKTKSPPLYSSNMASPASLYEVLGIPQGATCQEIKAAYRRLARVCHPDAVATDQKDTSANEFIKIHSAYSTLADPQKRADYDRDLFSRQRLYRSPSSASAYAASSMSGFSGYTRRNWETDQCW, encoded by the coding sequence ATGGCAGCCGCATCTTCAGCTTCTTCTCTGGGATCCTCACCCTTTTTTCTCGGCCAAAAGCTCCCTTCCAACAACATTACCTTTTCCACTCCTGCTCCGTCCTGTGTCAAATTCCGGTCATCTCGGGTCGCCGCCACCTACACCTCGGCGGAGAAGACCAAGTCACCTCCTCTTTATTCTTCTAACATGGCTTCGCCGGCATCGCTTTATGAGGTGCTAGGTATACCACAGGGCGCTACCTGTCAGGAAATCAAGGCGGCGTATCGGCGGTTGGCACGTGTTTGTCATCCCGATGCGGTTGCGACAGACCAGAAAGATACATCAGCTAATGAATTCATTAAGATCCACTCCGCCTATTCTACGCTCGCCGATCCTCAGAAGCGCGCCGATTACGACCGAGACCTCTTCAGCAGGCAACGACTTTATAGATCTCCGTCTTCCGCCTCTGCCTACGCGGCATCTTCCATGTCTGGATTTTCTGGCTATACTCGCCGGAATTGGGAGACCGATCAGTGCTGGTAG